A single window of Brevundimonas vitisensis DNA harbors:
- a CDS encoding M48 family metalloprotease yields the protein MTWLSRAAARLAAPVTGAVAGAIAMMALATPASAQSLIRDTEIEGIIREWADPVFVAMGLEPDEVEVLLVNDPSLNAFATRGRIMGLNTGLILETDSPNQLLGVIAHEAGHIKNRHTLRDGAQDAGMQPFLMTMALGALAIAAGAPDAGAILIGNSQYFGTLSALRYMQSQEGEADITAARALERAGESGRGLVGFFENFRSQEVFSDARRFPYFRSHPLSSQRIEALRRPVEQASNYAKVDSPERMAQHALVIAKIRAFMEPPTQTLWTYPETDTSIPARYARAIAWYRDGQTEKALAAVDALMVDDPENPFYWELKGQILFEEGRPAEAVGAHRRSVELLPDAPLFRVNLGHALIETNDPANLDEAVDQLKRATALEPDNTLAWRLLGQAYASQGKEGEARLASAEYYFALGRQDQATQFALRARDMLESGSIEWRRAMDIVLASGATMEDINDLDERNRRRRAPGVVAPTPN from the coding sequence ATGACCTGGCTGTCCCGCGCCGCCGCCCGCCTGGCCGCCCCCGTCACGGGGGCGGTCGCCGGAGCCATCGCCATGATGGCCCTGGCGACCCCCGCCTCGGCCCAGAGCCTGATCCGGGACACCGAGATCGAAGGCATCATCCGCGAATGGGCCGACCCGGTCTTCGTGGCCATGGGGCTGGAGCCGGACGAAGTTGAGGTCCTGCTGGTCAACGATCCGTCGCTGAACGCCTTTGCCACGCGCGGGCGGATCATGGGTTTGAACACCGGCCTGATCCTGGAGACCGACAGCCCCAACCAGTTGCTGGGGGTGATCGCCCACGAGGCCGGGCACATCAAGAACCGCCATACCTTGCGTGACGGTGCTCAGGACGCGGGCATGCAGCCGTTCCTGATGACCATGGCCCTGGGGGCGCTGGCCATCGCGGCGGGCGCGCCTGACGCCGGGGCGATCCTGATCGGCAACAGCCAGTATTTCGGCACGCTGAGCGCCCTGCGCTACATGCAGAGCCAGGAGGGTGAGGCCGACATCACCGCCGCGCGGGCCCTGGAACGGGCCGGGGAATCCGGGCGCGGACTGGTTGGCTTCTTCGAGAATTTCCGCTCGCAGGAAGTGTTCTCGGACGCCCGGCGCTTCCCCTATTTCCGCAGCCACCCGCTGTCGTCTCAGCGGATCGAGGCCCTGCGCCGCCCGGTCGAGCAGGCGTCGAACTATGCCAAGGTCGACAGCCCCGAACGGATGGCCCAGCACGCCTTGGTGATCGCCAAGATCCGTGCCTTCATGGAACCGCCGACCCAGACGCTGTGGACCTACCCCGAGACTGACACCTCGATCCCTGCCCGCTATGCCCGGGCCATCGCCTGGTACCGCGACGGCCAGACGGAAAAGGCCCTGGCGGCAGTCGATGCCCTGATGGTCGACGATCCCGAGAACCCCTTCTACTGGGAGCTGAAGGGTCAGATCCTGTTCGAGGAGGGCCGCCCTGCAGAGGCGGTCGGGGCCCACCGCCGTTCGGTCGAACTGCTGCCCGATGCGCCCCTGTTCAGGGTCAATCTGGGCCATGCCCTGATCGAGACCAATGACCCGGCCAATCTGGACGAGGCCGTCGACCAGTTGAAGCGCGCCACGGCGCTGGAGCCTGACAACACCCTGGCCTGGCGGCTGCTGGGTCAGGCCTATGCCAGCCAGGGCAAGGAGGGCGAAGCGCGCCTGGCCTCGGCCGAATACTATTTCGCCCTGGGTCGCCAGGATCAGGCCACACAGTTCGCCCTGCGCGCCCGCGACATGCTGGAGTCCGGTTCGATCGAATGGCGCCGGGCCATGGACATCGTCCTGGCCTCGGGTGCGACCATGGAAGACATCAACGACCTGGACGAACGCAACCGCCGCCGCAGGGCGCCCGGCGTTGTGGCCCCCACACCCAACTGA
- a CDS encoding DsbA family protein — MTDDAPTPPEPTARTDWTRHPRLPLAALVVGVLALGTAVAPYLSGQDFDGRVRAYLLANPQVLQEVSLALQNQENTNRITALNEAVAANPSVLAVTEGEPAFGPADAKVTVVQFFDYQCPYCKTVAPAYLALIQANPDVRFVFKELPILDRGDEITSQYAARAALAAQAQGRYLPVHEALMAEAALSVEAVDRILAANGVDPAAARAVIEGQQTSRILADVYAGAGSVGLNGTPTFFINGKVPASNSPEDLAAAIAAAKG; from the coding sequence ATGACCGACGACGCCCCCACGCCGCCTGAGCCGACCGCACGCACGGACTGGACTCGCCACCCTCGCCTGCCGCTGGCCGCACTGGTGGTCGGGGTGCTGGCCCTGGGGACGGCCGTCGCGCCGTATCTGTCGGGCCAGGATTTCGACGGGCGGGTGCGGGCCTATCTGCTGGCCAATCCGCAGGTCTTGCAGGAGGTCAGCCTGGCCCTGCAGAACCAGGAGAACACCAACCGGATTACCGCCCTGAACGAGGCGGTGGCCGCCAATCCGTCCGTCCTGGCCGTGACAGAGGGCGAACCGGCGTTCGGCCCGGCCGATGCCAAGGTTACGGTAGTGCAGTTCTTCGATTACCAGTGCCCCTACTGCAAGACCGTGGCCCCCGCCTATTTGGCGTTGATCCAGGCCAATCCGGACGTGCGGTTCGTGTTCAAGGAGCTGCCGATCCTGGACCGCGGCGACGAGATCACCTCGCAATATGCGGCGCGCGCCGCCCTCGCCGCCCAGGCCCAGGGGCGATACCTGCCGGTGCATGAGGCGCTGATGGCCGAGGCGGCGCTGAGCGTGGAGGCGGTGGACCGTATCCTGGCCGCCAATGGCGTCGATCCCGCTGCGGCACGGGCGGTGATTGAGGGGCAGCAGACGTCGCGCATTCTGGCCGATGTCTATGCGGGGGCGGGCTCGGTCGGGCTGAACGGCACCCCGACCTTCTTCATCAACGGCAAGGTGCCCGCCAGCAACAGCCCCGAGGACCTGGCCGCCGCCATCGCCGCCGCCAAGGGCTAG